The genomic region ggaagatcccacgtgcttcgGGGCAATTAAGCCGCTGAACCACAGCTAgagaacctgtgctctagaggccgggagccacagctactgggcCCAGCCACTGCCGTAACTGAAGCCTGCAGGTCCTAGAGCCTGgactccacagcaagagaagccaccgcaatgagaagcccccaccccacaatgaagagtagcccctgctcactgcaactagagaaagccagtgcagccatgaagactcagcacagccaaaaaaataagtaaataaataaaattattttaaaaattgaaaagtaaaaatagtttaaaagctTTGAGAGCTAAACTGTGATGCAGACCCCCACTCAGTATCAGGGTGGTACATGGGCAGTGGAGGGGCGTGCAGAGGGTAAAGGAAAGGAAGCAGATGGGATGCACATACAGGGCGCATCCAAACTCCACAGCCAagtttttgaaaatggaaatggCTTTGGGATCACAGCCCACAGAGGACATGTTGGGACCCTGGACTGAAGTTAGTCAGCTCAACTCGTTGCCAAAACAGAGAAATCAACAGTCTCTAAAAGGTTGTAACAGAACCCAGCAGCTCATAGAACAATAGTTAAATGTCGAGGATGTAATCCCAAAGTACTTGAGATAGAAAGAGGAAATCTTAGCAACCCACAAGGCGAAAGATGGTAACCTCGGTAAGATATTAATCTTGGTCTCTACTAGATAAAAACTTTAATAAAGCCATTAAAACCATACAATGAAGGCAAACAATCTTGAGATAAATGGAAAGGTAGACCTTCTCAGCAgaaataaaactcctaaaggaagaGCCAAGTGAAAAATGTTAAGCTGACAAGTAAGATCTGCTGAAACCAAAAGCTAATTTGATGATTTCAATAACAGaaatgagaggagagaggagaatcaGTATACCTAAAAATAGATCAAAATAAATTATCCAGCCTAATCAGGAAAAGTAAGAGTTATAAAATGAACAGAGCCTTAGAGATCCAGGACACAATATGAAATGGCTTAACACATGTGTCATTGGAATTCTGGAAGAGGAGATAGAGATCAATGCAGAAAGCGGTATTTGAACAAACAATGGCTGAAAAACTTTGAAATGCAGCAAGACAGAcagatttaaagatttaaaaatctcaGTGAAGGAgagtccctggtggcttagttgaaaggagtccgcctgccagtgcaggagacatgggttcgattcctgatctgggaagatcccacatgctttggagcaactacagctgtgtgccacagctattaagcctatgctctagagcccacaggccacaggtactgagcccatatgccacGACCACTGAAGTCCACATGCCtgagagcctgtgttccacaagagaaagctcacatgcagcaacgaagacccagttcAGACTCCTTAAAAAGCTGTTgccgttcagtcactcactcagtcatgtctgactctttatgaacccatggactacagcacaagaggcttccctgtccttcaccatctcctggagtttgctcaaatttagttctactgagtcggtgacaccattcaaccatcgcatcctctgtcgtccccttcacctccaaccttcagtatttcccagcatcagggtcttttctaatgagtcagttcttcgcatcaggtgcccaaaatattattaaaaaataactgattaataaaaaagaaagaaacctcaaAAGCTGCCAGAAAACCACAAAGCATTCATTCTATACAGGGGAACAAGTATTCAAATGACTGAAGATTTCCCATCAGAAACCTTGAGGACAGAAGACAGCAGAACTGCTAGTTTAAAGTGCTAAAAGGGAACAAAGGTCAACCCAGATTCTACATCCAGCAAAACATCCTTCAGTAAAGAAGACAGAATAGAGATTCTCAAAGAGAGGAAAACTGAATGGACTCACAGCCAGTTCTAAAAGAGAtgctaaaggaagttcttcacAGGGAAGAGAAATGAAACTACAGAGAAACTAATTATGCAGATGAGTAGAAAAGGTTGCTTTCTCctcttaaattctttaaaatatatatgactactgaaagcAACATTGTTAGTGGGATTTTCCATGATTATAGATTAAATACATATGATAATCACATCATAAAGAGGGTAAAGAGGACTCTGTGGTTGTGAGTTTTCTTCATGTCACTtgaaatggtaaaatattaattttaattatatttataattaaaaacttaaatacatATATCATAATCCCTAGAGAGACCACCTAAAAACTACCCAAGTTCTCTTCAATAAACggtgctgggagaactggataactacatgcaaaagaatgaagtttttgTCTCGGGTAATGGAAAGTTTGTaaatagatagtggtgatggttgtacaacattgtCAGTGTAAGaatgccactgaattgcacaCTAAAAtggttaaatgagaaaatgttattttatgtatattttaccaaagTTGCTAAAATTAATGATGTAACAAGCCAAAAGCATTGAATTTTACACATTAAAGTGTGAACTATATGGTGTGTGGATTACAGCTCAATAaggctgtttgtttttaatgggaCCAACTTGGTATACTGGAAAATGCAGAGACATACTGTTAAAAATAACTCTTGGATCAAAGAGAAATTTAAAGGAACTTAACAAACTTCTTAGAAAGCAACAACAAGGGCAACACATCACCAAAACCTTGGATACAATGAGAGCTATGAAGAAAGTGTCTTGTCTTAGTGACATtattatttaagaagaaaaataaaaattgaatagaGGAGAAATAAAGTGTGGGGACTTGGCATAGCCTCTTATGGGTCCCTCCAAACCTAGACCACTTTCCTACCAGACACAGAAAAGTGTGGGGCCTCTATGAACATGCCtccatgtattttttaatgattgatttttaactattattttgaaaaagaaaaagtgaaagattgaaaggaggTCTATTAAGACTCAATTGTTCCAGTACCATTTCTTTAAAAGACTACTCTTTCTTCACTGACTGAATTGCCTTTGCATCTTTGTTGGAAATTAATTGCCTATAGATGTGTGGGTCTCTTTCTGTGCCCTCTATTCTATTAGTTCTATTCTACTGATCTATTTGTCTTCCTTGATGCCAATACATAGTCTAAGTCCTCCAGATTTGTTCTTCACTTGTAAAATATTTTGGCTATTTAGGGATTCTGAATTTCCATAAAATTTTAGAGTTGGCTtgttaatttcaaataaataaataaataaataaaataaaaaacccacaaaaaacaaaaccctaccCTGCTAGGAGTTTGATtgaaattgtgttgaatctacaTCCTATTAGGGGAGAATGGACATTTTACCATTATGGAGTCCTGTCATGGATGACATCCTCATTTGTTcatcttgtttaatttttttcagcatattttatagttttccctGTCCAGGTCTTGCACATCTTGCATAGtatttattcctcagtatttcaTATTGTTGATACTATTGTGAAtggcattgttttcttttcaatttccAATTTTTgctattagtatatagaaatacaattgattttgtatattgattttgtatcctgcaaactTGCTTAATCACTCAAGGTTCTAGTAGCTCTCTTGTCAATTCACTGACCACATACATAAACAATCAAGTCATCTGTGAACAAACACTGATTTTACTATGTCCTTCCTGGTAGAATGCCTTTGGTCTCAACTGTTGGATCTCAGCATGTTAATTCAGTCCTCCAGGTGACTGAGTGATGATTCACAGAGATTAATGTCATTGAAAGATATTTATtacttatattttccaagggGAGGGGGCATGCATACAGGGCCACATGAAGCAACTATGTTATTCAAAAGGTGAAAAAGAGCCAGGGGAAAAGCACAGACCACCTTCCTTATTGTATTTTCTGCAGGAAGAGCAGGACAGGACACAGAGGCAGCTTCGGATTACCTAGTTTGAATACTTCCGGTGGGCTGTGGGCTACAGGTGCTGTCCTAGTTGGCTGGTCCTGGCCCTGTGCTGACTCAGGGCAGTGGAAATACTGGGTTGATGTGTGAGAATCAGATAAAGGAGGAGGTTTAAAGCAGAGCCCTGGGTTGGTTGGTGTGCATATGAAAGGCCCACTCCCAGGAGAGCCCTCTGCTATCTCTAAGAACTGGTTAGTCCTGGGTGGGGCAGTCTCTCCAAGTCAGGTAGGCCACAAGTGACCAAACGCCAGGActatagaaaacaagaaaatagagTTAGTACTATTGGTCCCACGATGAATGGATGccaaacagacaaatacagaaTCTAAGAATATATACTTAAaactgtttgatttctttttcttgccttatggCATGAACTAGAACCTTCCAGAACAATGAATGGAGGTAGTGAGAACAGGTGTCTTTTTCTGGTCCCCAACCTTGGCGGGGGTGGGGAACAGGAGGTGCCAtggaggggaaggggtggggcagTGATGGACGTGGTCAATGGGGAAAGGAGGTTGGAAGCTTGGGAGAAGGTGAGAAGACCTGAGTCAGTGGGTCTCGCGCTGTGGTCCACGGCTCGTAGCcctcacctgttcctgctgtggATCACACAGCTTCTGGCTTCTCAGGGTCACCCGCTGGGCTAAAGGGCTGCATTTAGGCTCTGCCCATCCTTGAATCTCGAACTCCAGGCCCCCCTCCTCCCACAAAACTCCTCTCTCAGTAGAGCCACAGGACCAGGTTGATTCTCAGGCCCTCCTATACCTGTTGGGGGAAGTAAGGATGAACGAACCTGGAGGCAATATGCCATCCCTGAGCCGAAACCACACTTCACAAATCCTAGCTTCATGGGGATCCAACTCCACCCCAGGCCTGAGGGTGACATGAAATGTGCAATCTGCATCTAGGGACACTTTCTGCAGAAGCAGCCGGGCCTGAGGGCACCTGGAAAGCAGGTCATCTGCAAAGGTTACCCAGGACCTGTTTGTAAAAGTTCCGTGCTGGGgaattctctggtagtccagtggttaggactccatgcttctaccGCACAGGGcacaggtatgatccctgatcGAGGAACTAAGGTCTGTGCGAGACAGGGCCAAAACCAAAAAGAGACCAATCTGAAaacagagtggatatatgtatatgtataactgatgcaCTTCGCTGTACAGCAAacattaacacaacactgtaaaacaaccgTACTCTTgaatattcttcattttaaatgCTGTCCAACAGAATAGGCACTGGCGCCCCCTGGTGGTCTCCAGTCCCCGCCTTTGGAGGTCAGGCAAGCGGAGAAATTCCAGGTCCCAAACCAAGTGGGGTGAGGCGGGAATGGAACTCAGGTGTCACGCCAAACACAGGACAAATCACCCTCATCCCCAAACTcaacctggggtggggtgggcagtgaGCACAGCCTCCTTCTCAGGGGGGTGTCTGAGGGGAGCTGAGCTTGACCGCCAGGGGCTCCCCCCTGCTCCTCCCTGAGGGGCTGTAGCTGGGTGGGGACACGGGCCCACCTCTCCCTGAAGGAGCCTGAGCTGGTCCTGCTGCCGCCCCTTCCCCTGGGAGGAGAGACactcagagaagcagagaccAGGAGAGACACAGAGACGGCTAGCCAGGGAGATGTGAGGCGGGAGACAGGAGCTGAGCGGGGGAGGCCCTGCAGGCGCAGGTCAGGACCAGCCCCCAGCGTGAAGATGGGGGCGGGGAGCCCCAGACCATGGTTCCCTCTGCACTGACCACAGGGAGGCCCTTTTGCAACAAAGGAAACCAGGTTGATAAAGGAAGTGCCCGTCACTGTCGGGTGGGCGGGTTTGGGGAAGGCCCCCACCCTCCTCCGTCCTCTGGAGGAGCCTGGTCCTCCCTCCTGGTGCTGAGTCTCCCCCAGGGCTCCCACAGGCCTCCCGTCTGGCCTTGAGGGCTCTGTCTGTCCTCTCACCCGGGAGGGGGGCAAGGCCATGGGGCTGCCCCTGCTGCTGCCCGGGCTGCTCCTGGCGTCTCTGCAGGCTGGTGAGTGGCTGGGCATGTCCTGCTCTGCCAGGGaccccggggaggggctgtggctgGGTGTGTGTAGAAGGGTCCCCTGGGGTAGCTGGCCAGGCCCCCAACAAACAGAAGGGGTCCCACAGTGCGGGGTCTCCCAACCCTCACCCTCCTGCCTGCCCCAAGCCTGGCGAGGGGATCACCCAGGCCAGAGGGCCAGTCCTACCTCCCGTCACACATCCCCCTGCAGGTGAGAGTGCCCGACGGTCTGGGGTCACCTTCTGTGTCTCTCCTGGTGGCTTCagagtctctctctccctcttctagGTCACTGGGCACAAATAAATCCAGAGCCTCTCTTTGGGATGAAGCAACCGAGGCATCTCTCAGCCCCCGAGGGTGGCTCCATCctcatccacttctccttctTTCACCCCTGGGAATTAGCCAAGGATCCCAATGTGAGAATATCCTGGAGATGGAAACACTTCCATGGGGAGTACATCTACAAGACAACCCCTCCATTCATCCATGAGAATTTCAAGAACCGGCTCTTCCTGAATTGGAGAGAGTCTGAGAAGACCGGTTCCCTCCGGATCTCACACCTGCGGAGGGAGGACCAGTCTGTGTACTTCTGCCAGGTGGCATTAGACACACTGACAGACGGCAAGCAGATGTGGCAGTCCATCGAGGGGACCAACCTCACCGTCACCCGCGGTGAGTCCCGCTGTCCTGCCTGAGGCTCTTGGAGGCCACTGATGCCTTGGGCCCTGGGCCTGGCTCAGGCACCCTCTTCCTGACTCCCCTCTCTCAAActtctctccctgcccaccccctacTCCTCCCCAGGGCTTCACCAACTTTACCCTTTTCACTTTTATCTTCCCGAACCCAGGACCACCTCCCTTGCCCATCCCCCCCCTGCCCTCCAGgtccagcccctcccccatccccaggccCCCGCAGCCTCTGTGCTCCCAGCTGTCCTCCCTTCCCGCTCCAAGCTGGGCTCCCCCCGGCCCCTTCCCGCGCCCCACGTCCTCCAGGTGACTTGACATCTCAGGGTGCGGCTCCTGCCCTTTGCCCTGAGTCCTGTGTGGAGCCCCAGCTGCCTCACGTCTGTCCCCCCCAGCCATGAGCTCAGCCCGCACACACAGCAGGTGCCGAGGGGCCCTGTGTCCTCATCACCTGATTTCCcgtctccccttccttctctgctCTGACCCCCAGAATATGAGTCTCCagacccccacctccatcccatctctttcctcctccctccatcctctttACCTCCTTGCCTCCCCCCCGCCCATGTGGTTCCGGTCACCCTGTCCCCGTGTCCACCCTGACCTTGCCCCTGTCCTGGTCATGACGAAGCAGCAGTCCCGGCAGCTCCCCTGACTGTGCCCTGTATCTCGGGGGGACACCTCGGCAGCACCGGCCCAGCTGACCTCCCCCAGGACCCCCAGTACAGCGGCCCTGCTGCCGTCCTCCCGTCACAGGAAGGGGGACCGAGGCTCACACAGCAGACGTCACTCTGCCCCGTCACTCCTGGTGCAGGTGGGGTCTGACCCCAGTTTAACCCCAGGGTCTCCCTTCTTAACCATGAGCTGCTTGGCTTCACCTCCTGACCTATCATCTTGCTGTCTTGACTATTTTTAACCTAACAATGGACGTGTTGCGGTCACAGACCTCCCTCTGTCCCTCAATGGGCTGTGGGAACTTGAACCTCAGTGTATCTGTCTCCAGAGCAGGCGGGAGGAGGCCTCTCTGACAGGCATGGTCAATAAGAGAGCTgttatctgtaattttttttgaaaagtagtAGTTGTCTAAGACAATTTGCTCTTTATGATCTCTTCTGGTGAGTCTGAACAGTGTCAGTGATCATTTTGCTTCTGGGCAGAAAGGGCACCCTCTGTGTCTTCCACTTTGGGAGACCTCTGCCTTTTTTCGACCACTATGCTGATTTTAGAACAAATAGATAGTGACTTCCAACCTGAATTTAGCAAGATAGCCTTGGATTAACACTTCCTCTTTCGTATTCCTATAAATGGCCTTTGGGGCAAGTTTTTGGCTCTACTTAGGTcccccttcttcctttcctaattCCCAGTTTCCTCTCTACTCTTTAGTTTCATTATTAATGTgcatcattatctttttttttttttgcatcattatcttttaaatctttgttttttaatcattttcattCTAAAAGTAAATCATAAATTCAGCCCAAGATGGTGGGTTTATGCACACGTTTACTTCCACTTCTTCCCAAAATCTACTAAAATGATAGCAAAGAGAATTTTTAAGCACAAATacacaaaaggacaaaatatACGAAAGCTACATGGCAAAAACAAGTTTGAGGAAGCTGGAAACAAATGAATGTAACCAGTCAAGAGACCAGAAGAACTAAACCCCAAGCCAGCAGTGGGGAAACTCAGAAGGAATGAGGTTTACACTGCAAACCCCTTAAAGGGTCAGGAATGCAATTTCTAACACCCCTGACAGTGGGAGTAGAAGAGATTCTAAAAACTGTAAAACTAGTTAAAAATCTATTTAAGATGCAGGAAAGCCTCCATACCACCATCCTCCACTCTAGCCAGAGTGGAGGTTTGCTTCCCAGAAAGGATAAACCACAGCACCatggggtgggtgggatgggTAGGCCCAGGCATAACTCTGGACAAGCGTTCAGTTCTTGAGACTGGATTAGGTCAACTGATGAAAACTTAAACCCCTTGATGCCCCACCTAGAGACATGCCAGGATGCAGCATCCTCCTCCCACCAAGGGCAGAAAATCAGGGACTCTTCAGAATATATATCTGATGAGCCTAAAAAGATCTAGAAACCTAACTTATCACTCTACAGCCCACTCACTGATCTGTACTGACTGCCTTACCTCACACAGCGCATCAATCAGCGTGGCTTCCTGCTTGCTGGGAGCTGAGGGGGCAAGGAAGGCGGGCACTCAGCCTTGACAGAATATCCCGCAATGATGATTATGTCCTTGCCTCAGCTGTGCCTGGGATGCCTGAGACTAGACTCGCTCTTCCTaccgagggcccaggttcaatccctggtcgggaaactaagatcccacaaactgtgtggcacagccaaaaaaatgatTGAACTAAACACTAAGGAGATGCAGACAGCAAAACAATGGCAGGGGGTTGTGGGGTGGGAAAGGGCAGCGGGGAGAAACTGGAAAACCCAAAACAAGGTAGGGAGATTAAATTTTTCAAGTAACTATCATCCTCAGAAAGGTAAGAGATTTCCTGAACGGGTGATTTACAGAGGAG from Muntiacus reevesi chromosome 2, mMunRee1.1, whole genome shotgun sequence harbors:
- the LOC136158602 gene encoding paired immunoglobulin-like type 2 receptor alpha, which gives rise to MGLPLLLPGLLLASLQAGHWAQINPEPLFGMKQPRHLSAPEGGSILIHFSFFHPWELAKDPNVRISWRWKHFHGEYIYKTTPPFIHENFKNRLFLNWRESEKTGSLRISHLRREDQSVYFCQVALDTLTDGKQMWQSIEGTNLTVTRASKTTILDLTTTEAINTATATAKFWVPGEMRSSDAWLPSNEAVIKVALASAVLKILILALITYLLWKRIKGAQTEAGTPARESSENAEENYENTGRKG